GGTGTCCCACGGGTGCCCTCTCCCTCCTTGGGCACCCCGGGGCCTCTTGCCGTGACCTTGCGGGACCTCCCACATGCCCCCCGTGACTGGTCCTCACCCGCCGTCGGACTTCCGGTTGTTGGGGTGCTCGCTCAGGTCTCAAGAGGGTGCGTGAACACCCGCAGGTCTCTAGGCCCCGTTCGTTCATTTGCCCGGCAAATGTGCACGGAGAGCCCACCGTTTACCAGGCCCCACCTAGTGCTGCAGGCACGACAGTGAGCAAACCTGACCCACGCTCGGCGAGCTCACCTTGTGGGCGACAGACCATATGCGAGGAAGTGGGCAGTGTCCTGGAGTGCAAAGCGTGGCTGGGGAAAAtaaggcaggaggtgggggtagCAGGCGCAAAGGTCCTTAGGCAGCAACGTGCGTTTTCAGGAAGGTGGGGGTGACGGCCATGTGGTTGGAGCCAAATGAGCAAGAAACAGTGTCAGGAACAGATTCAGAGCCGTAGgaagcacccagatgccccaaggctCAGGAAGTCCCTGAGGAGTCCACCAGGAGATTGACCTAAGCTGCCTAAAAGTTCGAAAGCATCACTCTGGCAATAGTGTGGAAAACTCACGGAGGCTGTCGAGTGGGATCAAGGAGACGAATCTCCCCCTCACTGTCTGTCTCCAGCAGGACGCGGAGGATGGGGACCCCCAAGGAACGACGTATGCCCAGGTGAGCCACTCAAGATCAAGACTCAGTCGGGGACCGGCCACTTCTCCTTCCCCCCTGTCGGGGGGATTGCCGGACACAGAAGACAAACAAGCAGAGGAAGACAGGCAGATGGACAGTCAGGTGGGTCCTCTCTtctccaggctcccaggctccccccacgctaaccacacacctcccctctccctccgcccACTGCAGGCTGCCGCATCTGACGCCCCCCCAGATGTGACCTACGCCCAGCTGAACCGCTTGACGCTCAGACGGGAGACGAGTGCACCCCATTCCTCCCAAGCCGGGAAGCCTCCAGCAGAGCCCAGCGTGTATGCTGCTCTGGCCATCCGCTAGCCCAGCAAGGACCCACACCCcacactccagggaggggaccgCGGGGACCCCAGGAGGCGCGGGAGCTGCCCACAGAGGCCGCCTAATGGCCCCAGCCAGCCTGGACTCCTAACATAGACCAGTAAGAACTCCTGGGACCCTCTGGGAGTGACCGGATTCTGCCATCAAAGATAGCTAGAGCCCCTACATTTTGGAAATAAAGCAACAGACTTCTCGATAATCCGTGAGCGAAATGAGAAACCCAAAATGGAAATGGGAGAATGCTTACGCTGAATAATGTAAATGTTACACATTTACAGGAAAAATTAGCAACCGGGAACGAACGCAGGAAAATTAGCAACCGGGAATGAAcgtatttcaaaaaaaaagcctaaaaagtCAATGGCATAAACTATTGTaccaagaatttagaaaaaatagcaaattattCCAAATgaaggtagaaggaaggaaattatagcGATAAGAGTAGCTACTaatgaagacaaacaaaaaatagagcaTAATCAATAAAGCCCAAAACGTTTATTCGTGAAAACATGAAACATATTCATAAATCCTAGCCACGATGccaagaaggacagagagagagagacagacagagacagagaaagaggacatTATGAGCACAGCATCACATCCTATAGACTTTAAATACATAACagaattattatgtttatttttattacttattattatattattaacaaTTTTGTGCTAATACATTAGAAAATGTAGAGGAAATGGACAATTctcaaaaatgcaaaatgatggAATAGGGATAAATAGAAACTCTAAATGCcgtatgtataaaatatgttgaATACACAATTAAAGTTTTTTCCACAAAGTGAACTGAGTCTGGAAAGTTTCACTGATGAATGCCTCCAAACACTGATGTActcataaaaatacacacacacgtgcatggaCACACCTACAGACATGTgaacatgcaaacacacatgtGGACACACAggcacaaatacacacatataaacacaaacacgtgaacacacatgcatgcacagacACATGGACACACCTACATGCACGTGAACACACCCAAACATGTGAACGCACATGTGAACACAGGAACACACAAgcacacagagacacatggaCAGACCTACATACATGCGAACATGTGAACACACACTgaagcacacacagacacagaaacacctacacacatgaacacacacatacacacacaagaacCTGTGAACACACGTATGCACACGTGGGCATATGGACACACCTACATCCACAAACACGTGAGCACACATgtgaacacacatgcacacatacgcaTACCAAACTTACACAGGCTTCCccagagaacagagaaggaaggaatgctCCCCTGACACATTTTATCaggccagaaaaacaaaaattaacacgAAAATCTGGCAAGAAAACTACAAACTGGGAAAATCACGGTGAGCTCCGTCGCATGGACTCAGGTATAGGTCCCTAAACAAAATATCCAGAGACAAGGTTCAGCGATCTATAAAATAGGTTAACATGTCATGACAAtgcaggtatctttttttttcaggaatgccTGGTGAGTTTCATATCCAAAATCAATACActtcaaacattaaaataagaaatagtaaaGCAGGACAATAGCAACAGATGCAAAGCTTTTGATAAAACAGATCGCCAATTTATAAAAGGGATAATTTTTACAGGCAAAAGCTTGAAACCTTTGTGCTGTGAAGGAGACTCAGACAACCATGTTCGGTGCTGCCACTTGTATTCAAGAAGTAACCAGCcaattaaataaagcaaaaaaaaaaaaaaaaaaaaaagtggtaaacaCTAAATGGATAGAATAATGCTGTATTATTAATGGATCACAAAATTGTGTGCATGGACTATTCAAAATCATATAAAGATCCATGATTCTAATTTGAAAAGGATTTATGCAATGTCACTGGACACATCATCAATGTccaaaaatcaactgcatttctgGGGGgcctctggggggctcagttgattaaacatccgactctttagtttcggctcaggtcatgatctcacggttcgcgggttcaaactccacatcagagtgcagggcctgcttgggattatctctctctctctctctctctctctctgccctttcccccactcatgcttgctctctcactaaataaataaccttttaaaaataaaaataaaaataaaaatcaattgcatttcagACGTCCACTTTGGGGGCCCAGAGAATGGGGAGAGCAGGTTAGGGGCACCAAGTACAAAGGCAGAGGGTCAAACTGCGGGGTCCTCTCCTTTCAGAGCGCTGGCCGCAGGCACATTATTTCAAACTCTGAGGCAGCGAAAGCAGATGACCACCATCTGCATGGGGATGTTTACTGGATGCATCATACAGTGATGTTCCTCTACTAAGATTGTAAGAAATGCAGATaaatgatgagcactgggtgttctatgcaagtgatgaatcactaaattctactcctgaaactgttattacactatatgttaactaacttggatttagataaaatttaaaaataaaataaagaaatatggatAAGTTAAGGTGTTAGGTTAATTCCCAGAGTCCCAAAGAATTGGGAGAGGTTTGAATTACATGCGATAGAGGCACGATTCATCTTATGACATGTCGCTTCATGGCGCGTTTTTACACACTGAAAGTTTGGGCAACCCTgggttaagattttatttttagaaagagagcgcgcgcaagggagaaggaggagacagaggctgaCTCTGTGCTCAGCgcgagtctgacgcggggctcaatcctgggatcaggacctgaccCAGAAAGAGTGGCATGCTCAATCgacctcagccacccaggagccccagtattttaaaattaaggtatgtacttttttttttttttttaagacataatgctattgcccACGTAATAGACCACAGTATAGTATAAACAGGATTTTTATACCCactagaaaaccaaaaaattcattccATTTGCTTTATTGCCATATTCCCTTATTGGTGGTCTGGAATTAATTCCCCAATATCCCCAGGTGTGCCTATAATCCTAGAGCGGGGGCGGCTGCAGCCCAGAGAAGGTGGACATCGCTACTCAGAGGCTCGCTAGCGGGTCCTGTGAGGTGACTGTCCAGGGGCGCAGGACGGTCCTCACTTCCCCGGGGGCGGATGCCGTGACTCCCGTCAAGGACAGACGCGGGCGGCACACTCAGCTCGCCGCTCCGGCCCTACCTGTTCTCTCCGAGTGCCTTTCCGCTGGGCACCACCTCTTCTGATTGGTGCAGGCTGGCGGCGTGCGCGCTGACGTCACCAGGCAGCGGCGTTGCTATAAAAGCGAGGCCGGGCCGCGGAAGTTTCTCTTTCTCAGCTCTCGGAGGCTACGGTGAGGGTGAGTGTGCTGCCCGGCTCTCTGGTCAGGGTGTGGGTTGCAGGGGCGTAAGGACCTTCCGACATGAAATGAGTATGTTAAGGCGGTCGGAGGTGGTTGGACGGGACTGCGGAGCGGTGGCGCTGGGCGAGCCGGCTTTGGCGGCGTCGCGGGCGTTCTCGCGAGCCTGCGGCGGCGTTGTGGGACTGCGCAGGCGCCGTGCGCGGCCCTCATAGGCTCGGGTTTCCGTCCCGCGCAGGCGCACGCGGACATTCGCGGCCAACATGCCGGTGGCCCGGAGCTGGGTTTGCCGCAAAACCTACGTGACCCCTCGGAGGCCCTTCGAGAAATCCCGCCTCGATCAAGAGTTGAAGCTGATCGGTGAGTAGTGTGACCCGGGTTTCTGTTTCCGGGCCAGGTGGGGCTTGGCCGGCGCTTGGGTGAGGCCGCACACGTGCTCATTGCCGCGGGCGTTCTCGCGTGAGCgtcccgcctccccccccccggaGGTGGGCATGGTTTGGGGCCTGGCGGGGTTGTCCAGCCTTGCGTTTGCACTTGGCCGGGGGGTCGAGCCCGCTCGCCCAGCAGCCAGACCCCTCTCTTCGCAGGCGAGTATGGGCTCCGCAACAAACGTGAGGTGTGGAGGGTCAAGTTCACCCTGGCCAAGATCCGCAAGGCTGCCCGGGAGCTGCTGACGCTGGACGAGAAGGACCCGCGGCGGCTGTTTGAAGGTGAGGGAGTGTGCGCGAGCCCACGGGAGGGACACTGGGTGCGGGGCGCCGCCGGCCTCCCTCCCGCCTCTGCTCGTCCGTTGGTCAAAGGTCTGGGCCGAGCGGGGGGAGCCCACCTCTGGCCCTGAGTGGAAGTCATCCGTGGGAAAAGTGGGTCTGGAGCCAAATCCCCCTTTTCTGTAAGCGTGTGACGCGGGGCTCCCCAAGCATTGCCTGCTTTTATATAAGGTGGTCAGCGGTGTTTTCCAACAGCCTGAATGGGAAGGCAGCCGGTAGGGTGATGATTTGGGAAGGGAATGCAGATCATTTGGGAACTTTACCACCTTTCCAGAGCAACAGCTGATTTCAATCACCTtatgattttcttgtttttcagggTTGTAAGATGGCAATAAGGTTAAAGTAgctggagttttatttttctgagtttttttagATTTGTTACTTAATCTGCAGGACAGCTTCCTAGGGGTAGCTTATGATACATTTTACAGGTGATCTGGGGTGGACTGAGAAGAGTTTCCAGGAAGCTTAGAGAACATGACCAACAGTTGAAACAGTGTCTGAATGTGAAAGAAGTCTATCCCACAATAGCTTGTGAAAGCTTCTGTCACAAGTGTACAGGTCACTTGTTCTGTGTTAACTCCTAAAGTTGGGCTGCCTGGAAGCTCTCCTCCTGATACTGCCTTTGGCCTGAGCTCGGGGACACTTGGTTTATAGGGGGGGCTGGGAATCATGTTTCGcttgtttctaaatttttgatttcttttccaatCTATAGCTGAGAAGGAAACTGCTTTTACATTTGAGCCTTCACCGGTATGGTTGGGCGGTCAGTCATATTAGAGATTGAGAAAGCTCTGGAGCTTGTTTAACCATCACCGATAGATCACGTGATCATGAAAATTCAGGAATCCCCTCCCCTGTGGATGCCTGGGTGGGACTTGATCTAAAAGTCTTTGTGGAGCCAGCCAGTTAATTGAGGGCAGAGGGACTTTCTGAAGATCAAGCTACTCCAACCCATGGTCAGATACGCAGTCCTGTGGCTGACCGGGCAGGTGAACCCAGAGTATTTGTGGTTTCCCGTGGCAGAAGTGGACTTTACTGGGGAAGGCAGCCCATAGGTTTGTAGGCATTTAGTAAACGAAGGTGTTTAGCCCAACTGGACAGGAAGGAGCCTGCAGGCTCTCTGCCTATCCCTGGAGGTGTTTGTCACTGGTCCAGCCTGAGGTCTAGCCTTCCCCACTAAAGGCAAGTGACTGGGTGAGAAAGTgttctgatttttattaaaaaggctTTGACTCTTAAACTAGTTGCAGCCAGCACTTGGCTCGGAGCGGTTTGTGGCTCCATCCCCAGGGCAGCTATAAAGAACAGGTATAACATCCATTTTTCAGATCAGAAACGAAGGCATTTTAATGCTTGCTTCGTGCCATTAGGACGAGGAAAGGCCTTTTAATGatagtggttttattttacatagaaaTTTCTAAAGAGATTCTAAAATTGATGTCAAGTTTCTGTTCTCTAGCATGAggacaaaaaaggcaaaaagtatcCTAGCTGGTAGATAATCCCAAACTAGTTTTTGTGGGGGGGAattttttgtattaatatttgaataatgtctttttttaaccAAGGTATAATTCACAGACTATATGTGGTTTTTAGATGTGTGGCATGATTCGATATTTCTTTGTACCATGAAATGATCACAGTAAGTGATCTAGTTCATTTCTGTCACTATCTGtagcttaaaaaaagtttttttgtaatGAGATCTTTTAAGATGTACTCCATTGGTGCAGCAACTCTTgactcagggttgtgaattctaGCCTCACGTGAGGTGCAGATATTACTTTAGAAATAAAGTCTTAAAGATGTGCTCTCTTGACAACTTTCTCGTCTACAGTGAGTATTGTAACTGGAATGTGGTACTTTTTGACCACATTCACCCACTGCCCCTGtgactctggcaaccaccataaTGTACTCTGAGTCTGCGAATTTGGGGTATTTCTGTTGGTGGTAGCTTTGTGtggattccatgtataagtgagatcatggcctTTGTCTCTGATTGACTCCACTTGGCATGGACCTCGGGGTCTGTCCGTGCTGTTGCAGGtgctaagatttcattcttttttatggctgagtaatcgCCCGCTTTGTGGGTGCCGCATCTTTTACCCGTTCAGCTGTCATTCGGTGAACACTtaaagttgtttccatgtcttggtcaCTGCAAATAATGCTACAGAGAGCGTGGGGGGAGCTTCCTTTTTCCAGTTAGCGCGTtcgttttctttggataaatatccagaagtgacATTGCTATGTCCTCATAGTTCTGGTTTTGacttctgaggaaactccatcctgttttccagactggctgcaccaatctcacattctctttaaaatttaacgtttgttcatttttgagagacagagcatgagcagggaaggggcagagagagggagacacaggatccaaaacaggcttcaggctctgtcagcacagagcccaacgcagggctcgaactcacgaactgcgagatcctgacctgagtcaaagtcgggtgctcaaccaactgagtcacccaggcgcccctacacattctcaccaacagtgcatgaggggaCGGTTCCCTTTCTTTACATTTACACGGactgtttttttgtctttgatacTGTTtttggcaggtgtgaggtgacatccctgtcgttttgatttgcatttccctttatcctgagagagcacaagccaggggaggggcagagagggagagaatcccaagcaggttctgttaTCAGCACGCAGCTGgctgcagggctcagtcccacaaatcgtgagatcatgacctaagccaaaatcaagagtcagaggctgaaccaattgagccacccaggcaccctggtatcATGGATATTGTAACAATACTTCCAAACCATAGGCATGGAATAcctttctattttaatgtttaggggtttttttgtttttgtttttttgtttttttcaatgttttttttgttgttttttttttttatttattttggggacagagagagacagagcatgaacgggggaggggcagagagagagggagacacagaatcggaaacaggctccaggctccgagccatcagcccagagcctgacgcggggctcgaactcacggaccgcgagatcgtgacctggctgaagtcggacgcttaaccgactgcgccacccaggcgcccctgtttttgtttttttgatggtGGGGGGAGCACAGGATCTGAAGCtgactctgccctgacagcagagaccaatgtgggactcaaatccatgagccatgagattatgacctgagccaaagtcagatgctcagcgaattgagccacccaggcaccctgttgaTGTTTTTGTAAATGGGAAAATATCATATCTTAGGTTGAGCATTCGTTGGAGTGAAGAACAAAGCCATGCTAGGACTTGGGATGTTGGGAAAGGTAGAGTGTGTTTCTCCATTTTGATCGTCTTTCTCCGTTAGCTGTGCTAGAAAGACTGCAGTTTTCCAGGGGCAAGGGGTCATGATGCCAAGAATCCGGGATAGTACAGAGAGCTTCCTTGAATTGTCTTGCTGTAATTAACGATAAGGTCACTTGACAAGAAGTGAAACTAATCCTTTTTAAGGAAAAGCAAAGTTGGGCTTTTACCCCAGTGTCACGGTGTTAGGCTATGCGCCTGTGTGAGTATGAACCCTGGGGACAGGGTTTGCCTCCGGGATCCCAAGTCCTGGTCGCTGTGGAGTGGTCAGGGGCTATGGGCAAATTGCAAGGCCTCCTGCACCTGGGGGTTACTGGCAGAAGGGCATGACTTCATGCCATTGTTGGCATGAACACACCATAATTTCTCAGCAGGAAACCACAGATAGACTGGTAGAGCATATGACATACTTCTTAAATGTGTGCCCAGTCTGAGGCTTCTAGGGCCTAGAGGCTGAGTGCTGACAACCCTATATTGTCAGGGAAGGCGGGTGAGCCTCAGATTTGACTGACGAGTTAGCGGTTTCTTGACTCCAGCAGGTTAGGTCTTGACCGCTGCGCTTCATTGTGAGAATAATGGGTCAGCAGCCGCAGCACCTAGTCtttggggcggtggggggtggttaAGTCCTCTGGCAGGATTGTCTCATTACTCTCCTGACAGCTCACGGAAGGTTCTGTTCCTTGTTTCAGAGAACAAAGGTGGGTGTGGTCACCTGCCCTCCTTGGTAAGACAGGTAGGTGTTGCGCGGTTGTGAGGATTGTAGGAGCCACACTGTGGCCACTGTGTTGGATCTTACATCAGAGTCATGGGCCCCGCTTCCCACTCACATCCCACCTCCATGCTAGGGAGCTCCCAAGAAGTCTGAAGTGAGCCGGAAGCCTGAATGCgtgcttccttcttcccctcctacCAGGTAACGCTCTGCTGCGGCGACTCGTGCGCATTGGGGTGCTGGACGAGGGCAAGATGAAGCTGGATTACATCCTGGGCCTCAAGATCGAGGATTTCTTGGAGAGGCGCCTGCAGACCCAGGTCTTCAAGCTGGGCTTGGCCAAATCCATCCACCATGCCCGCGTGCTGATCCGCCAGCGCCATATCAGGTACTGCCTCTGGGCTCCCGGAGTCTCTCTTCCACCCCGTCCTCTCCTCTGGTGGTTGCCCGCGCTGAGTTTGCTGTCCTTACCTCCTGTGCAGCCCTCGGAGGTGACGGGTGTGAACATACCTTGAGGGTACAGGTTGACCCAAGCAGAGAGCTCATGGGGTGCTGGGGACAGCCTCATCCTCCCCTAGCCCAGCGCAAGGGTCACTGCGGCCTGAGCCGTACACCTTGTGAAGGCTTCTGCGGGCGTGCAGGCAGCTGGACAGGTAACCGCTCTGGGTGTGCCCAGCTGGCTTGagtgggttcgtgggttcggctGTCTGTTGGGCCCCCCACCTGGTGGCCGTCCCGTTCTTGCACGATGTGGACATTAATTTGGTAAGCTCGCCTCAGTCCGTGGTCTGATGCTCAAGCGCCAGGGACTGCGGGGGTCTGGCTGGCTCCAGGTGGCAGCTGTCAGGGCAGAAGCGTTCTGTATCTGGGTGCTCTGTTTGCCCTCTGTCGGGTTCCAGAGAACCTGGACAGGTGGCTGCTTCAAGGACTGTGATGCTGCATCTCAGGTACTACACCTGAAGCCcagttgagttttaaaaatcagatccTGGAATTGCTGCCACGTTGCCTTCTTACTTAGTGGTCACATGTGGGGTTTACTTGTGAATGTTTCCACTTCTGTAAGATGCGAACAGGAAAAACTCTCTCCCGCAATGCTCTGACGCCCTCCTGATCGCACAGGTGCTGTGGGGTCAGTGTGGCTGCAGCACCCACTCTGCCGGCTGCGGAGTCGAAGCAGAGAGTAGGGTCTCATCCTGCTGGgatcctttcccccctcccctcacctgccATCCCCCCTCCAGGGTCCGAAAGCAGGTGGTGAACATCCCGTCCTTCATTGTCCGCCTGGACTCCCAGAAGCACATCGACTTCTCCCTGCGCTCTCCATACGGGGGCGGCCGCCCTGGTCGCGTGAAGAGGAAGAATGCCAAGAAGGGCC
This genomic interval from Panthera leo isolate Ple1 chromosome E2, P.leo_Ple1_pat1.1, whole genome shotgun sequence contains the following:
- the RPS9 gene encoding 40S ribosomal protein S9; amino-acid sequence: MPVARSWVCRKTYVTPRRPFEKSRLDQELKLIGEYGLRNKREVWRVKFTLAKIRKAARELLTLDEKDPRRLFEGNALLRRLVRIGVLDEGKMKLDYILGLKIEDFLERRLQTQVFKLGLAKSIHHARVLIRQRHIRVRKQVVNIPSFIVRLDSQKHIDFSLRSPYGGGRPGRVKRKNAKKGQGGAGAGDDEEED